Proteins encoded together in one Triticum dicoccoides isolate Atlit2015 ecotype Zavitan chromosome 7B, WEW_v2.0, whole genome shotgun sequence window:
- the LOC119335317 gene encoding uncharacterized protein LOC119335317 isoform X1: MRLDPLLTATPALARVSAVGSGAGGQVVLLWYSSLPTCREEQAAYELHRDATDGDVNGRDVPRRRRACTEAGSGKGIHRQANSMVRCWRWKTWPTWRCMSSRTRLGQHQGYEAKDQIKVFAMFVLQLSNLHVDMALVNTEDLVRSRKTCNILGNAEKQRLHCLQPLFKRYMADYMVAWQEYCNDDDGVLLFWFMMMMIMTTDAFSCS, translated from the exons ATGCGACTAGATCCGCTGCTCACGGCTACCCCTGCCCTGGCAAGGGTTTCGGCCGTCGGCTCCGGCGCCGGTGGCCAGGTCGTCCTCCTCTGGTACTCCTCTCTTCCG ACGTGCAGGGAGGAACAGGCTGCGTATGAACTCCATCGTGACGCTACTGACGGTGATGTCAATGGACGAGATGTGCCTCGGCGTCGACGAGCATGCACTGAGGCGGGAAGTGGAAAAGGAATACATCGCCAAGCGAACTCAATGGTACGATGCTGGAGGTGGAAGACGTGGCCAACATGGCGCTGTATGTCGAGTCGGACGAGGCTAG GTCAGCATCAAGGCTATGAAGCGAAAGATCAGATAAAGGTTTTTGCCATGTTTGTCCTTCAGCTTAGTAACT TGCATGTTGATATGGCACTTGTGAATACTGAAGATTTGGTACGGAGTCGTAAAACGTGTAATATTCTCGGTAATGCAGAAAAACAAAGATTGCATTGCCTTCAACCTTT ATTCAAAAGATATATGGCTGATTATATGGTTGCGTGGCAAGAATACTGCAATGATGATGATGGTGTTCTACTGTTCtggttcatgatgatgatgataatgacgaCAGACGCTTTTAGTTGTAGCTAA
- the LOC119335317 gene encoding uncharacterized protein LOC119335317 isoform X2, which translates to MRLDPLLTATPALARVSAVGSGAGGQVVLLWYSSLPTCREEQAAYELHRDATDGDVNGRDVPRRRRACTEAGSGKGIHRQANSMVRCWRWKTWPTWRCMSSRTRLGQHQGYEAKDQIKVFAMFVLQLSNYSKDIWLIIWLRGKNTAMMMMVFYCSGS; encoded by the exons ATGCGACTAGATCCGCTGCTCACGGCTACCCCTGCCCTGGCAAGGGTTTCGGCCGTCGGCTCCGGCGCCGGTGGCCAGGTCGTCCTCCTCTGGTACTCCTCTCTTCCG ACGTGCAGGGAGGAACAGGCTGCGTATGAACTCCATCGTGACGCTACTGACGGTGATGTCAATGGACGAGATGTGCCTCGGCGTCGACGAGCATGCACTGAGGCGGGAAGTGGAAAAGGAATACATCGCCAAGCGAACTCAATGGTACGATGCTGGAGGTGGAAGACGTGGCCAACATGGCGCTGTATGTCGAGTCGGACGAGGCTAG GTCAGCATCAAGGCTATGAAGCGAAAGATCAGATAAAGGTTTTTGCCATGTTTGTCCTTCAGCTTAGTAACT ATTCAAAAGATATATGGCTGATTATATGGTTGCGTGGCAAGAATACTGCAATGATGATGATGGTGTTCTACTGTTCtggttcatga